GGATCCAGCCCGGACCCCTGACCTCGCTCTGCACCAGGTTCTCCTTGCCGTCGTTGTCTTCCTCGTCCTCCCACGCGTCAGCCGCAATGGCCTGCGTGAAGGGCACCGCGCCCTCGTCGGCCAAGTGGAAGTGCAGGCGGTACAAGAGCCGCACCCACTGGCCGAACTCGCGCTCCCGGGTCTCGGGGGCGGCCCGAAGCTGCAGGTAGAAGAGGCGGCCCGTGTGGAACTTGACCTTGAGCTGATATTGGCTCTCATCGTGGACAAAAAGTTGCACAAACTTCAGGGGGACGAGTCTGGGGGGTGGAGAGGGCTCGGCTGCTGATGGGGTCACCTCCCCCTTGGTCCCCATCTCGCTGGGAGGAGTCCTCGGGCTGGAGGGGTGACCCAGGGCCGGGGTCTGGCTCCAACCTTCCGATCATTTGAGCCTGCACCCCTCTCGCTGTGCAGTTTCGTCCAGCCCAGCTTTCTCCTCGGGTTACCCCTGAACCATTCCCCGGACACTGTGTCCTGGGCAGCTTACTGTTCTGCTTGAACTACACTCTGCTGCTCCAGGAACTCCCTTAATGTTGGGGATCAAGGGTGTGGTGGATAAGGTATTTTATTTGCCTGGCACTGACCCCTGACAGGCGTTCAAGCCCCTgtccagagtagcccctgagcactgaaaccCAAAATTATAAGCATCAGTAAGTGGGTTCggagcgagagcacagcagggagtgcgtttgtttgccttgcacaggcagaCAGGGGTTGGACCCGATCCCCCGAGTCTGCTCGGAGTAAATactgggcgcagagccaggagtaagacctgagcactgctgggtgtagcctaaatgagaaataaatcctgggccagagatagtacaggggtctcccaagcaccagtaaagagtgatccttgaacatagtgggtgtggccccccaaataaaagtggGGCTGTGTGTGCTGGGAAGATGTGCTGGAGTGCAATCTTTGTGGGGATCCCGGGttccattcccaacaccacaccatatgctctcctgagcactgagaggaGCCTCCCCACCCCGCAAGAAGTCAGGTTGCAGTTTCAGAGAGCCCCAGAACTGGGAGGAGCctgaattccccccccccccaatagcgGGTCCCTTGGGCTTCCTACTTCTCAGTTTAGTTGTTTTCGagaacccggcagtgctcagcgctcagggattactcctggctctatacttgggGAATCAATCCTGGGAGGTGCGGGGAGCCTAGgggatgccaggcatcgaacctagaacctaggtcagcttgtgcaaggcaaacgcctcccgCTCCTTGGATATTGGgaaccaaccccccaaaacagaaagacGGCTCATGTGTGCCTCCTGCAGACAGTGGCTAAGAGTTGCCCCTATGTCCATGCAGGATTCTGGATGCTGGCTCCCCTGGAAGACTGTCCGGTCTGGGGGGGCTCTGGACTGAAAGTGGAAGCTGGGGGGCGGGAACGGTCACCCGAACAGCTGCAGGCATCTCTTCTCCTTGGTGGGGCCCGCCAGCAGCAGCAGGTCCGGGAGCTCCAGGGCCGGGCTGGAGGCGGCCACCCCCATGGTCACCTTGTTGGCGACTTCTCCGTGTCGGGTCACCTGGGGGCAGGGGGGTCACAGATTAGGAGGGGATTAATAGAGGGGTCTCACTCAATGGGGGGGCTGAGGCCTAGTGCCAGATGGGGGTGGAGCCTGGGGGCGGAGCGGAGCCCAGGGGATGCAGAGAAGCTTGTGCCATTGTGCTGGGGCAGGTGGCCGGGAAGCCCAGGAGGGCGGGCGTCTTCCGGGGGGCTCGGGGTCCCCCCCACCTGAGGGGTTTCCGCACTTGCACAAAGTTGCTCTCGAAGATGGGGAAGTCTCGCAGCTCCTCGTACTCGCCGCTCAGGTGACGCTGCAGCCGTCCCGGGCGGCCCTCGGCAATGGCTGCAAATAGGGGGGGCGCTGGAGGGGTCCGGGCCGGCGCCCACTCCCTTCCCCAGGAACACCCTAAAGTTGGGGTTCGGGGCTCACCTGCTCCATGGAGGGCAGGCTTGGAGTCATAGCCCTTCTTTGCCATGTCCCGATCTTAGGGGAGCGTAGAGAGGAGCCGCTAGTAAAAAAAGCCTGCGGGAGGCCGTGATGGCATAACAGAGTGTGACGTCACCGGACAGAACATTCTAACGTTGATGTCACCAGCCGTGGTGCCCTGCCCATCGAGGGGCGGGGCGAGCGGACGCCCGTGCGCATGCGCCAAAAGTCCGCGAGTCGCTCGTACGCGTGCGCCAAAGTCCGCGCATGCGCCTGAGCAGCGGCGCGCTTCCCAGCGTGCCCCGCGGCACCGGAGGGAGGCGCCAACATGGCGGCGGCCGGCGCCGAGGCCACTCGgctgctcctgctgctgctggtggcggcggcggcgcccaGCCGGGCTCGGGGCAGCGGCTGCCGGTCCGGGGTCGCTGCGCGGGGCGTGAGTAACTCCCGGCGGCGGGAGTGGCGGGTCGCTGAAGGGCGGAGCCGGGCTCCAGGGGAAAGGGCTGTGGGGAGCGTTGCCGGGCAGGTCGCCTGGGAGATCGCCGTGGGAAGCGGCTCCCAGGGACCCGGATGGGCCGCGAGCTCCTCATGAATATGCATGAGGGGGCGTGGCTACGTAGGAAATGTGACCAATCAGGTGCCGGGAGGTGGTCGTGGTGGGACATTTCCCCGCCCTGGTTTTGAATATGCATGCGTTGGGAAGTGCCCGTAGTTTCTttgggcttttggttttgggggccacgcccgttggtgctcaggggttacttctggctccgcacTCTCAGAGGGAGCAGATAGGGGAGCtgtcttttttggaggggaagggttggggccacaccgggcagcgctcagggcttactcctggctctgcgctcagaaatctctcctggcagacttgggggaactatatgggggctatgtgagatgcctgggatggaactcgGGCCCATCCCCGGGATTGTCTGAGCGCGAGGTAAACgtcataccgctgtgctatcactctgcccctcttcccccccttattttatttatttatttatttgtttgtttgtttgtttttggtttttgggtcacacatctggctcaggggttcctcctggctctacactcagaaatcgctcctggcaggctcgggggaccttacgggatgctgggatttgaaccaccatccttctgcatgcaaggcaaatgtcctacctccatgctatctctctgacccctccccTTGGTTTTTAATAGAACAAAATATACTTAGAGTGAGGCCCAACTGGTGGACAGCTGTGTGGGAGGGTGTTAGCTTTTGCAAGTGTGACCAAATAAAATCAGCCCCAAAACCTACCATGGATGCGCTAGAGTGACTGGACCAGCTGGTCGGGCGCTTGTGTCACATGTAGGCAACTTGAGTTCAGTCCCAGACTCCACCTGTGGTCCCGTGAGCtctgtcaagaatgatccctgtgcacagccgGAGCAACCAGAATACCAAAAACTGACCTGAAGGGAGTGGAAGCCAGGAATCTGTGCCCAGAGAGATGAAGGGCAGGAAAGGACAAGCCACGTTCTTTTGAACCAACTCCCCCAGAGGAGCCAGGCAGCGTGGACTTGCTACAGTGCCTGGAACAGCTCCCGGAGGAGCAGACCGAAACAGGTCTTGCCTGCCTAGTTCCCTACAGGATCTTCCAGATTATGAATTTTTATGAGTGGGCAGTTCAAGGGAAATCTGGGAAATTAAGGcaagacttatttttctttttcgttttttttttttgggggggggcacacccagcggtgctctgggtgttactcctggctatgcgctcagaaatcactcctggctcggggaaccatataggatgccaggaattgaacccaggtctgtcctgggcagccatgtgcaaggcaaacgccctactactgtgctatcactcgggctcctttcgtttttttcttttttggcttttgggccacacccagcatcactcaagccttattcctagcactgcactcagaaattgctcctggcaggctctggggaccatatgggatgccaggaatcaaacttggtctgtcctgggttggctgtatgcaaggcaaacgccctactgctgtgctagctctctagccccaagaatcccttttccctaatttttcttttcttttctttttttttttggggggggtacacccggtgctgttcaggggttactcctggctctgcgctcagaaattgctcctaggggccagtgcagtggcgctagaggtaaggtgtctgccttgccagcgctagcctaggactgaccgcggttctatcccccagcgttccatatggtcccccaagccaggagtgactt
This window of the Suncus etruscus isolate mSunEtr1 chromosome 14, mSunEtr1.pri.cur, whole genome shotgun sequence genome carries:
- the GARIN5A gene encoding Golgi-associated RAB2 interactor protein 5A gives rise to the protein MAKKGYDSKPALHGAAIAEGRPGRLQRHLSGEYEELRDFPIFESNFVQVTRHGEVANKVTMGVAASSPALELPDLLLLAGPTKEKRCLQLFGLVPLKFVQLFVHDESQYQLKVKFHTGRLFYLQLRAAPETREREFGQWVRLLYRLHFHLADEGAVPFTQAIAADAWEDEEDNDGKENLVQSELDTVEAKLNPPLSELWGL